Proteins from a genomic interval of Lolium perenne isolate Kyuss_39 chromosome 1, Kyuss_2.0, whole genome shotgun sequence:
- the LOC127318791 gene encoding uncharacterized protein, with product MAYRRKQGMQRSATFVEDHRHPSPGDSASPATASPRATRFADDGRRPDHRTLAAQTLVASAARGDVPALAERFPAPASSSSPRGRHELSPRGRHELSPRGRHELSPRGRHEVSPRGRHELSPHGRQVSPLAGRPGDPAAFTSSPRASPRAGRSNDPFGQDPVTMMYTSTSGTNNDDSKRSPLKRDEAKQGLWGLLAQQAKVMLDETGSPTEGARNLAVATSGGAQQSQSRWSYDRVRKSESPTFQEGGKLDIGGHIKHALEEGLHATMVENRTTAAGRKLQVRRKTCSMDMRNANMNLSTPEVMSPMMTDFESPQIKASRDVANVMAAKVKLLQRELKTVKADMAFSKERCAQLEEENRLLREGNHDADEDMIRQQLETLLAEKARLANENTVYARENRFLREIVDLHQLSMQDVVSLQEDIIEEEDEEEDDDDTDQLISSPLCLVQEEPEHDTPDTPGTAPPQSPCHHAENVPAAAPHAPCHQSDNVPAAAPNAPSHHADNVPAAAPHTPSRRTTDDVPASRTGDSHDATIHVSQSPVQRNPQEDGSSLQMTRDNCSPEKGTR from the exons ATGGCGTACCGTCGTAAGCAGGGCATGCAGCGATCGGCCACCTTCGTCGAGGACCACCGCCATCCGTCTCCGGGCGACTCGGCGTCGCCGGCCACGGCGTCCCCGCGCGCCACCCGCTTCGCCGACGATGGCCGCCGGCCTGACCACCGCACCCTGGCCGCGCAGACCCTGGTCGCCTCCGCGGCGCGTGGGGACGTGCCGGCCCTCGCCGAGCGGTTCCCCGCCCCAGCCTCCTCCTCGTCCCCGCGGGGAAGACATGAGTTGTCTCCTAGGGGAAGACATGAGTTGTCACCGCGGGGAAGACATGAGTTGTCACCTAGGGGAAGACATGAGGTCTCCCCTCGGGGAAGGCATGAGCTATCACCTCACGGTAGACAGGTGTCCCCGCTCGCCGGCCGGCCGGGCGATCCGGCGGCATTCACGTCGTCGCCGCGAGCATCACCGCGCGCCGGCCGGTCCAATGATCCTTTCGGGCAG GACCCTGTCACCATGATGTACACATCCACGAGCGGCACGAACAACGACGATTCCAAGCGTTCGCCGTTGAAGAGAGACGAGGCGAAGCAAGGGCTGTGGGGACTCTTGGCGCAGCAAGCCAAGGTCATGCTCGACGAGACTGGCAGCCCCACGGAGGGCGCCAGAAATCTGGCCGTGGCCACATCAGGAGGCGCTCAG CAATCCCAATCTCGGTGGTCCTACGACCGTGTCCGGAAGTCGGAGAGCCCCACGTTCCAAGAAGGGGGCAAGCTAGACATTGGAGGGCACATCAAGCATGCACTCGAG GAGGGCCTTCATGCGACGATGGTGGAGAACAGGACGACGGCGGCGGGGAGGAAGCTGCAGGTCAGGAGGAAGACGTGCAGCATGGACATGCGGAACGCCAACATGAACCTGTCCACCCCAGAGGTCATGTCGCCGATGATGACCGATTTCGAGTCGCCCCAGATCAAAGCATCTCGCGAC GTAGCGAACGTGATGGCGGCCAAGGTGAAGCTGCTCCAGCGGGAGCTCAAGACGGTCAAGGCCGACATGGCATTCTCCAAGGAGCGGTGCGCGCAGCTGGAGGAGGAGAACCGCCTGCTCCGGGAAGGCAACCATGACGCCGACGAGGACATG ATACGGCAGCAGCTGGAGACGTTGCTGGCGGAGAAGGCGCGGCTGGCCAACGAGAACACGGTGTACGCCAGGGAGAACCGGTTCCTGCGGGAGATCGTCGACCTCCACCAGCTCAGCATGCAGGACGTGGTCAGCCTCCAGGAAGACATCAtcgaggaagaagacgaggaggaggacgacgatgacacCGACCAGCTGATCTCATCGCCGTTATGTTTGGTGCAGGAAGAGCCAGAGCACGACACGCCGGACACACCGGGCACTGCCCCTCCGCAGTCACCATGTCATCACGCCGAGAACGTTCCAGCCGCTGCCCCTCATGCTCCCTGCCATCAATCCGACAACGTTCCAGCTGCTGCCCCTAATGCTCCCAGCCATCACGCCGACAATGTCCCAGCTGCTGCCCCCCATACTCCCTCTCGTCGCACCACCGACGATGTGCCGGCGTCGAGGACAGGAGACAGCCACGACGCCACCATCCATGTTTCTCAGTCTCCCGTGCAACGAAACCCCCAAGAAGACGGTAGTTCGCTGCAGATGACCAGAGATAATTGTTCACCAGAGAAAGGCACACGATGA
- the LOC127318804 gene encoding NADH dehydrogenase [ubiquinone] 1 alpha subcomplex subunit 1: MARFHWLEAMLPLGVIGGFLCIMGNAQYYIHRAAHGRPKHIGNDMWDVAMERRDKKLVDQPSTN; encoded by the exons ATGGCGCGGTTCCACTGGCTGGAGGCCATGCTGCCGCTGGGCGTCATCGGCGGATTCCTCTGCATCATGGGCAACGCCCAGTACTACATCCACAGGGCCGCGCACGGCAGG CCGAAGCACATCGGGAACGACATGTGGGATGTCGCCATGGAGCGCCGTGACAAGAAGCTCGTCGACCAGCCCTCCACCAACTAG